The following are encoded in a window of Carya illinoinensis cultivar Pawnee chromosome 15, C.illinoinensisPawnee_v1, whole genome shotgun sequence genomic DNA:
- the LOC122296788 gene encoding protein FAR1-RELATED SEQUENCE 5-like codes for MEPNIGDEGVVEEPKEGMSFSSIEEVRAYYTRYAKQVGFGVTKRNSKTGADGQIRYFTLACVRQGTYVSKASNILKPRPMEHNGCKAKINAILGSEGKFRLTHVVLEHSHVLSPGKARYIRCHKRLDESSKRKLEYNDMAGIQLSKNYNSCVAEAGGYENLTFGERDARNYIREVRLLRLGLGGAEALQNYFTRMQAQNDGFYYIIDVDDETRLRNVFWADARSRAAYESFGDVITFDTTYLTNSYKMPFAPFVGVNHHGQSILFGCGLISGEDTDTFVWLFESWLKCMNGRAPQAIITDQDKAMQNAIARVFPKSRHRFCLWHIMKKVPEKFGAYSQYDDIKSQLHRCVYDTLSRDEFNKCWLQLLDNFDLHDHSWLEWLYSERHLWVPAYVRNEFWAGMSSTQRSEGMNAFFDDYVNSKTTLKQFVDQYDNALRRKIENELAADFSSFHMQIPCITFYGIERQFQASYTNAKFKEVQEELRGILCRHAIRVLTLHDKEELPAKYILDRWRKDLKRDYTLVRSSRDDLSYSPNAYRMNKLNKAFYEISSIAGTSDDGCAKLLTQLSKLKLEWVEVQPVCDNQSTESLGVTKRSDKLKSPVAARSKGRPVSKRKQSSAEKAINRLKARKTQRAPVS; via the exons ATGGAACCAAATATTGGAGACGAGGGTGTTGTTGAAGAGCCAAAGGAGGGAATGTCATTTTCATCAATTGAGGAAGTAAGGGCATATTACACGAGGTATGCAAAACAAGTTGGGTTTGGAGTGACAAAACGAAATTCTAAAACTGGAGCCGATGGGCAAATAAGGTATTTCACACTTGCTTGTGTCCGTCAAGGCACGTATGTTAGCAAAGCGTCGAATATTCTTAAACCGAGGCCAATGGAACATAACGGATGCAAGGCAAAGATCAATGCTATATTAGGTTCCGAGGGGAAGTTTCGTTTAACCCATGTTGTCCTTGAGCACAGTCATGTTCTTAGTCCTGGAAAAGCAAGATATATTAGATGTCATAAGAGGTTGGATGAGTCGAGCAAAAGAAAACTAGAATATAATGATATGGCTGGCATTCAATTGAGCAAGAACTACAATTCTTGTGTTGCTGAGGCAGGAGGATATGAGAATCTCACGTTTGGAGAGAGAGATGCGCGAAATTACATACGTGAGGTTAGATTACTTCGGCTTGGGTTAGGAGGCGCCGAAGCACTACAAAACTACTTCACTCGTATGCAGGCACAAAATGAtggtttttattatattatagacgtTGATGATGAAACCAGATTGAGGAATGTGTTTTGGGCGGATGCCCGTAGTAGAGCTGCTTATGAATCGTTTGGTGATGTTATAACTTTTGACACGACGTACTTGACCAATTCATACAAAATGCCATTTGCTCCTTTTGTGGGAGTTAATCATCATGGTCAATCGATTTTATTTGGATGTGGCTTGATTTCTGGAGAGGATACGGACACGTTTGTATGGTTATTTGAGTCATGGCTTAAGTGCATGAATGGCCGAGCACCACAAGCCATAATAACAGATCAAGATAAAGCTATGCAAAATGCAATTGCAAGAGTGTTTCCAAAATCTCGACACCGATTTTGCTTGTGGCATATAATGAAAAAGGTTCCTGAAAAATTTGGAGCGTACAGTCAATATGATGACATCAAAAGTCAGCTGCACAG GTGTGTTTATGACACGTTGAGTCGTGATGAATTCAACAAGTGTTGGCTGCAGCTTCTTGACAATTTTGATTTGCATGATCATTCATGGCTTGAATGGTTATATTCTGAGCGTCATCTATGGGTGCCAGCCTACGTCAGAAATGAATTTTGGGCAGGAATGTCATCTACTCAGCGAAGCGAGggtatgaatgcattttttgatgaTTACGTAAATTCAAAGACAACGTTAAAGCAATTTGTAGATCAATATGATAATGCACTTAGACGCAAAATTGAAAATGAGCTTGCAGCTGACTTTAGTTCATTTCACATGCAAATTCCATGCATAACTTTTTATGGCATTGAGAGACAATTTCAAGCAAGTTATACGAATGCAAAATTtaaagaagttcaagaagagtTAAGAG GCATTTTGTGTAGACATGCCATTCGTGTATTGACACTCCATGATAAGGAAGAGTTGCCTGCAAAATACATACTTGATAGATGGAGGAAGGACCTGAAACGAGATTATACGCTTGTTCGAAGTAGCCGCGATGATCTGAGTTATAGTCCAAACGCATACCGAATGAATAAACTAAACAAGGCCTTTTACGAGATTTCTTCAATTGCAGGCACCTCAGATGATGGTTGTGCGAAGTTACTGACTCAATTAAGTAAGTTAAAGCTGGAGTGGGTTGAGGTTCAGCCTGTGTGTGATAATCAGTCTACTGAGTCATTAGGGGTGACAAAGAGATCTGACAAATTAAAAAGTCCAGTTGCTGCTCGTAGTAAAGGTAGGCCAGTTTCTAAAAGGAAACAATCATCAGCTGAGAAAGCGATTAATCGCTTGAAAGCAAGGAAGACTCAAAGGGCTCCTGTAAGTTAG